In Setaria italica strain Yugu1 chromosome IX, Setaria_italica_v2.0, whole genome shotgun sequence, the genomic stretch AAGCTGCTTTACTGCTGCACCTTTGGCTTAAAGCGCATGGTTCTGCAAGAATCATATGCCTAGCCAAAAATTAGGCAGTACAATCTTTTGTCCAAGAAGCAACTCTAGTTTCCTACATGTTCCATGAAAATTATAGCTTTCTGTGTTAAATAAACTGTTGAAATAAACTATCGATTGCTACTAGTTAATTTCGTGCACCATCGATTGCACTATCAGAAACTACTAGTTAATTTCGTGCACTATCGATTGCTAGTGCTAATTACATGGAGGGCCTTTGGTGCTTCTCTGCTAGTGCTACTAGTTAAGCTGGGCCAGGAATTGAATTGAGCACGATAGGCGGACGCGAAGAGTACGTCCCTGAGGGAGTAAACTTCCAGATCACTTGGTCCGCGACGTCCTGGACCAGCTCGACTTCCTGCACTCGGGACCATAAATCGATATATTCCTGGAGATGGCCAATAGTTTGAATCCCAATAATGTTGATGTCGCTAACCCATCCATGATTGTGCACCGCCTCTTTTAAAGTTTTGCTCTTTTTTTGGATGCAGCAAGATCTTTGGAGGGATGTCCTTGGGCCTTCTACCTTGGGCCCAAGCTGAGTGCCAGAATGAGATACTTGCTCCATGCCCAATCTTTGTCGTTGTACATGCTGCGAAGAGTAATTTATCATCGTCGTCGCACGGGTTCCCAAGGCCCACCCAAGGCCTATCTTGGTCAGTTTGCTTATGCCATAGCTGTAGGTTCCTTTTTGAGTAACTAAGCTGATATAGGTTCCTTTTTCCATAGGCGAAATCACAAGGTTCTTTTTATCCACCCTTGGGCCACTTCGTAACGTAAGTTATGAaataaatccaaataaaatccgGTAATAATGTATACGAACACATAAGctgaaataaaaatagaaaaatgcatTTATGAAATGATATAAAATGTTCTAGTTTTTTTCAGAATGGGAGATATACTACGGTGTGTATTTTGCTATTCCACGATGCCATTTCTGATTATCGAACAAATTGATAAGGGAGATTTACTCATAAAGTCACAGTGTACCCAAAGGATACATAAGCTGGAATAAGaaatataaaattattttttatgaaaatgTAAATGACAAGTTTCTTTTAAAATCAAATATTCTATGGCGTGCCATTTTCATTCTCCATGACACCACTTTCTGACTAATTTGGCACCTTTGCGTACAAAATGCAGTTATATCAACAAACGAAAATAGTTTTCCTCTCCCGGACATACCATGGGCCAAATACCACTTTACTATTTTTTAGCACCGGATGTAAAAATGATGGGTAGTATCTGGGATATGGATGCAGGCCTTAATCATTTGGGTCATTTGGTCAACCTAAAACATtgataaaataaaatagaatgACATTCAACGTAATCATTTATTAGGAGAAGAAAAATTAATTAGAATGGTATATTGGTATGTCACCGCAATTAATTTGctgatttgaaaaaaaaaacattgtcTTCCTACTTGTATAAACTGGGGATCGACCGGTTGTATGTTTACAATTATCTCTCTACTTTGTTTTGTCTACATATTTTGAGTTGTGTTTGTGTGTGAGCCGAAGTTTTTCCCGGCCCAATTTAGTGTACCTGTCAGCCAACCTCACATTCATAATTCGGCCCATATGTCTCACCACTTAAAAGGTTTGGCAATGGCGCTTGAATTTCACAGCAGACACCAGTAATGCCAAAGACAAAGCTATGGAATGCGGTAAAACTGtaaaaggattatgatttggccATGCTCACGTCTCCCTAACCTACAAGTGGAACTGCACCTTATACTTCCTAGATCCTTTTTATGAGCACATACCTACTCTCCAactccaaaaaagaaaaggaaaaaaaaggtgcTCTCAGTCGCTGTCTAGTCTTTACAATCAAAGATAAACAGTTCTTTCACTATTTTTTCATCTTTGCTTTTGCTACCGTACCTCCAATCGACCTaaatctatattaaaaaaatgtaaTAACTATTTCACGCCAAAGATGGCATAAACGGAACACAAGAAATTGCACGCAGATCCACTTACAAAATCGACAGCTTCCACTATCTTTACCGCTCATACGCCCTCCGAGATTATCGCTTACACATTCAGGGAACagggagaagaggaagacaGGGTTCTTCTTCTTTCCACCCCCTTTTATGAAAGACCCAGTTTCTCGTTTCTTCGAATCTGTTATCTGTATCAGAGTCAGCACCACCAGAAAAAAAGGCTCGCCGAATTCGGTTCGTTCCGGCTGCCTGATTGGCCGATCGCTAGCTGTCTCtgcggccagcagcagcagcaacaacaacaaaagacCGGCCGGAGTAGAGAGCACCGAATATCCCACTGGCCACATCGAGCGGCGACCATGCGTTTTCCTATCTGCAACCAGCTGACCAATGGCAACTAACCCACGCGCTCAATTAACTAGCTTATCATCGCCATCGTCCCCAGCCGCACCCCAgccgagcgcgcgcgcgcgcgcgcgcacacctCACCCCGCACCCATCTTACAGCGGAAAGGACGGGCGCGCGCGGCAGATGCTGCAAGCAACCGCAAGAATATTCGCACGCTGAAAGCGCCTTGCGAACCAAGCGATGCTGGATGAGCCCCGATCAGAATCGGAATAATCCCTGCGATATTTTATCTGTGTTCTTTCATGTGTGCCGGTCGATGCGGTCGAACCCTCCAAGTTTTGGTTCAAAGCAGCAGCGAGCCGGCCCGGCGGCAACGTGCTTCTGAATGCGTCGGGTTATACTAAGCTCCGGATAAGCATGGGCGGACAGAGATAGAGTTGTTAATGATTGTTGACTCCGACCCTGCGAGAAGAGGTAAGAGTGCTGGACGGGGCATGCACGAGACAGCGACGTGCAACTTATCGGAGATCTACGGGTATCCGTCTCGACGTGAAAGGCCGGGCAGGCATGCAACAAACCAGGGTAGGAGAAGCAATCCGGCCTCACGAAAGAACGCTGCGAATTTTAGCTACTTCAGAAACATGCTGATCGAAAAGATTGGCAATGATACTGTGTTGATTACAGAGATTTATGTTGGTGTTTTTTTAGCTCGCtgtaaggggtgtttggatacccctgctaaactttagcacctgtcacatcggaggttggatactaattaggagtattaaacatagtttaattataaaactaattgtacagatggagtctaattcgcgagacgaatctattaagcctaattagcccATGATTTGCTAATGagggattaattagccttaatagcttcatctcgcgaattagactccatctgtacaattagttttgtaattaattcatccgaacatctaatgtgatcctgctaaagtttagcactacCCCTGCTGTGGTCTATTGTTCAGATGATTCTGGTCTCTGTCAGAAACCTAATTGGTACGTAAATTGCATTGTTGAGCTTCATTGAAGCTGTACTGACGTCTGAAGCTCAATCTTCAGATACGCTGAAAAAGACATGATCCATCAAAGCTGCAAAGTATTCACAATCCATAACATCATAATAACTTACAAATAAACAGACAACAGTGTGTGAATGTCGCATGTATATAATTCTCAGGGCGAAAATTTGGATCTGCCCGGAAACTAAAGTCAATAGGCCTCATGAAAACTGGTATCAGCTTTTCATGTACATATATGACAACAACCCAACTCATGATCAGTTCATCTCTTGGGCGCTCACCACCCAATCTCCCTGTATGCATGGCCTGGCTGCACAGCCTCTCCCTGACTGATGAATCTGTTACTGCCACCGATGCGCAAAGCCGCGATGCTATCTCTACACTCTCAACCGATCTTTCGCGAACGCAAACCTTACAATCATTTCCGGCTATAGCTTTCATCAGACTTGTCATCTtcgtcgctgctgctgccgtcgcCACCGACGGTGGCTGCAGAGACGGCCATCCCTGACCCAGAGAACTGAAGGGGGCCCTGAGGAGACCCTGACTGTGAGCTGGTTTGCTCTTGAGGAACCCATAGGCCACCCACCAGCATAATCGACTGGCTCACCGGAGCCACGCCGGGCGATCTTCTGTTGTGCAGCCGGTACTTCTGCATACGAACATGACATGATCGAATTAGTTTCCAAACAAGATGCATAGCTAGAAATGGACATTAAAAAGAAGTAACAGCTGTTATATAGATGCCTGGACAAATTAAGCGGATAATTGCTCACCTGGAGATGGCTTTTCACTTCGTCGTTTGTGAGCCCGTCCACTTGCATCACCTCCCTGATCTGCTTCGGAGTAGCAACTGCAATCACGATGAAACAAGTCTGTAAGGCTCCAATATTCGTTGCACTTTTGTAGCTACTCGtagtaattttattttttaattgatCGGTCGCTTATCTTACCTTGTGGGCCGCCGAGTTGGTGCAAGGCAGCAACAAACTGCCGGTGAAGCTCCGGCGACCAGCACCGCCTCGCCTTCctcgcctgctgctgctgttgctgagtCTGAGCATGCAAGTTGAGTGCAGGGCCAGATGGTGACATGGGGGCAGAAAATCTTGCGGTGGCGTTCTGCCGGTGCTCATCAACGGCAGGGGCCGGAGAGATCGATGTTTTTGCAGCCGGTGGCAGCAACGACAGACCAGGCAGCCCGACAGTGCTGGCAGCGTTGTCATCCCCTCTGAagcacggtggcggcgggggggcCACCGCCGGAACAGCCCGTATCGGCATGGGGCTACCGAGCAACTTGGGCTCCGGCGAGGTCATCTCACTCCGTTTCTCTTTCTCGGACTGCAAATAAACACGTATAAACAGTCTATTTCAATAAAAATCGAAAACCTCTTGATAATCCTAACTAGTAGAGAACACAAAAGAAATTCGAGCACTTGATGATAAATCAAAACTGTACAAGGAATCCAAACAACACAGCATGGCGAAGGTTTACCTTGGATTTGGCGTCAGAGTCCACCCAGAGCTGCGCGGTGCTCATCCATTTCTTCTTGTCGCCGTCGTCCGCCTTCATCTCCAACTCCAAATCCTCGCCTCTCTTCGCGGCCTCGTCCTTCAACTCCTCGATCACTGCACCGCGCACGCACACCGCATCAGCTAACCACGTCGCGGAGGagaaaacgaaaaagaaaaacgaaacGGAAACTGATGTTCTCAccgtcggcgaggaggcggacgCAGAGCGGGAGCTCGCGCCTGAACACCTCGATCTTCCGGCGCTCCTCCTCGAGGCTCCTGATGCAGGCCTCGATCCCCGCCGGCGCGCCcttggccgctgccgccgccatcccaCCGGCGCTCCGCGCGGCGAAGAGCTTGAGGTCCAGCCCCAGATCCAGGCCCATCCCGATCTCCGCCACGTCGAGCCCCATGCACGCGAACAcacgagcgagcgagcgaacAACAAGCACCGCCACCGGGAATCTTCGCCGCGGAATCAGCGACCGGAAGCCGAGACGAACAAGAACAACGCGGAGGAAAGAAAGAGGAGAAggcggtgggtgggtgggtggggtgACTGGAGGAGGATCTGGATTCCGGAGGTGCGGCCGCCCGGGGGCATATATagacggacggcggcgggcgggggggCGAATGGAATCTGCGAGCTGGACCGCAGgatgggaggagagagaagaagagagaggaagacCACGCGGCGCGTGGGGTGGGTGGGCGCGCTGCGTTGCCGATTCCTCACGTCGCGTCCAGCGCGAGAAGCTCGCGGCCGGACGTCTCTCACACACACTTCTTCCTCGGTGAATCGTCCATCCGTCGACCCTGCGGCGCGGCCTCGAGTTACCGCTTCTCACGCCTCTTCTCCCGACAGCACGCCCCTCGACCTTCCCCCATTTCGCACCCCGGTTCGCGACCCCCTCTGTAGATACTTGCAGAAACACCCCTGCCTTTCCTCCGAGATTAACGCTGCGATCCCTTTCGGTTTTCTTTTAGCTTGCGTTCCGTGCAAGTAATAACAGGCGTGGTTAAAATGCTTGCGTGCCAAGGTGAGGAGAGGAGGGATCCTGTCATCCTGCGTGGATGGCGATGCCTTTTTTTAGACGGGAATCATTCAATGAGGATTCTTCGTCCGGCTGTTCCCTGGTCTCGCGGGCGCGATGCCCATCGGCTcgggcggcgccgtggcggagTGCCGTTTCGGAAGGGACGGCCTTTCGGAATGGAGGGATGCACCTGCACGGCTTGTTGTCGCGGCCCCCGCGCGGGTCGGGGCTGGCCGATGGATGGGTGATTCTTGGTTGGCTGGCGGCACGAGCAACGCTCCGGAGTACGGGTGGTCCTGCCATTTGTTTTCTCTGGCTGTCCTCACGGTGGAAGTCCGGCCAAGTCGGTGATACAAAGCCGTacgttccggatggttccttgTGTGGCTTGGCATGGAGATTTTTTTCCCACGAAAATGTGGAGATCTTTTTGCTAGGAAAAGGCAAGCTCTTGAACAGTTTTTTAATTTTGGTGAGACACGGGTTGGTACCGTACACCAAGCTAGCAGATGCTGACACTCGTACATGTACGTACTCACTTGTAAATGTATGCACGCAAACTCTATCTCTATGATTTATAGATTGGTCTAGCGTATCCAAAGATTTAATAAAATCATCACATCGTGTCACAATCGATCGCTGAAATAAAAACTTAGTTGAAAACGAAAACATATTACCCCATACTACGATATCACGGTGCTAGCATGCGCAATGTGACTCCTAGCTCATCACTAACGGCTACATAATAGAATTGTTCAGTACGTTCATATGGTGTTAACATGTAGTGCGGTTACTTAGTTCCCAACAACATAAGCATATATTATTGTTATCGTTATAATTGAGGTAATTCATCGACATGCGATAAGATTGCGCATCATATAGCTTGGCATGTATCTATAACATAATTGAGGCGATACAATGGACATGGAAAAATTTCTCATTACACCATGGCAATGCTGGAATGTAACCATAAGACCGAATAAATCTCATCCCATCACGCAGATTCATCGCGATGGGTGGTGGCCTGGACTGGCCGGGATTATCTAGCGGACCATTGTACTCTTGGCTTTTCTTCCTATGTGATCTTATGCTAGCAGCACGAAGCAAAACCCCCGCCGCGCGCACAGATGATCCGCCCAGCCGTGCGCAACCGGCCAACCGACGCGACAAGGCA encodes the following:
- the LOC101753232 gene encoding transcription factor HHO5 produces the protein MGLDVAEIGMGLDLGLDLKLFAARSAGGMAAAAAKGAPAGIEACIRSLEEERRKIEVFRRELPLCVRLLADVIEELKDEAAKRGEDLELEMKADDGDKKKWMSTAQLWVDSDAKSKSEKEKRSEMTSPEPKLLGSPMPIRAVPAVAPPPPPCFRGDDNAASTVGLPGLSLLPPAAKTSISPAPAVDEHRQNATARFSAPMSPSGPALNLHAQTQQQQQQARKARRCWSPELHRQFVAALHQLGGPQVATPKQIREVMQVDGLTNDEVKSHLQKYRLHNRRSPGVAPVSQSIMLVGGLWVPQEQTSSQSGSPQGPLQFSGSGMAVSAATVGGDGSSSDEDDKSDESYSRK